One stretch of Mercenaria mercenaria strain notata unplaced genomic scaffold, MADL_Memer_1 contig_897, whole genome shotgun sequence DNA includes these proteins:
- the LOC123535650 gene encoding uncharacterized protein LOC123535650: protein MYFILVINTSYYMSLRLMYTWNIGLFRYTMALTRVFGVVKVVLAKIWLLFAYGVAAEAVEVAAEAEDLVGEGYYRKFPGQVTQMLTNSCFFQAYYEDNPSEIFVAPQCNTTNPDIKTDQEPIL, encoded by the exons ATGTATTTCATATTGGTAATCAATACTAGTTATTATATGTCATTGCGTTTAATGTATACCTGGAATATCGGATTGTTTAG ATACACTATGGCACTTACACGAGTTTTTGGTGTTGTGAAGGTTGTTTTGGCAAAGATTTGGCTGTTGTTTGCTTACGGAGTGGCGGCGGAGGCAGTGGAGGTAGCAGCGGAGGCCGAGGACCTTGTGGGAGAGG GCTATTACAGAAAGTTTCCTGGCCAGgtaacacaaatgttgacgaacTCATGTTTCTTCCAGGCGTACTATGAAGATAATCCGTCGGAAATATTTGTCGCTCCTCAATGCAACACAACAAATCCAGAT